One genomic window of Syngnathus acus chromosome 11, fSynAcu1.2, whole genome shotgun sequence includes the following:
- the ripor2 gene encoding rho family-interacting cell polarization regulator 2 isoform X6, with protein sequence MELQGRLNWFRRRPRKPHARRREFNRVSPRKPEIMAAGMHSPGGPNGIIRSQSFAGFSTLQERRSRCNSFMGNSVAQKKPVSKPKKPQLSGHKGSGGGSAGSREPQPGRLEEIYTALKQGLDEYLEVHQAELDKLTMLMKDMKRNSRLGVLYDLDKQIKAIERYMRRLEFHISKVDELYEAFCIQSRLREGASRMKRAFTCSPSTKATKESIAEVNRRYKEYTENMSAFEGDLENLLGEFHIKMKGLAGFARLCPGDQYEIFMRYGRQRWKLKGRIEVNSRQSWDSDQMIFVPLISELINIKVTELKGLATHLLVGSVICETKELFTAMPQVVAVDINDLATIKLNLEVTWSPFDVEDLTLSSGNVSKAAALQRRVSIYSQGTPDTPTFQDASFFSTLPDDVFENGKRLSFAFSDASSPSPAPSSHSPALSNPEITVTPPDTDVCASPSRLRDGSIAEEDEDDQGDGGSGEEMGSGTSGSLEDCEWECTESQRIVRPPTVAPEDVFLDHAEHLKPVQLEQEDEDGGSNLTRQLVKRLTSEADGGGAEADQGLLAEGGLEDAIHGLLLTLEALTHRCRELQDLEQMVMRLEDLLKCRLSGHRRRSSNLSLTVESALESFDFLNTSDFDDDDTVAVVLAMPPTFDIDAGPIGEQQQAEARGHLSEALTEDTGVGNSVAGSPLPLTTTNDSLDTALATHLRYCRQLVQVLSNSVSPWRRRGVLIKMASQTALLEELAESIADHPGALSSLAQVVLGLAEHNGVLALWAECSGSSGLFHTTLERVAGHMTRRYQQTLSEKYPQNCQPVIHLVAREMVDANDLPESNGPWQEVVTVFQFHAYVVKHQVGDMETHLLHLAAEESFAERLGGGDISVLEEVPAWALWPHSTTLRTLASLLTAHDIVVNKAAADYLANAAAAPHAHFRNKALECYAEALSDAGVHSQRAACAALGCLQAAESVRVVAALCNSADEELRHVAIETLLTFGEEGRLAYEQLNTVPGEMIGLGVRRETAVATDF encoded by the exons GTGTGTCACCGCGCAAGCCGGAGATCATGGCCGCCGGGATGCACTCACCGGGAGGGCCCAATGGGATCATCCGCAGTCAGTCCTTCGCCGGCTTCAGCACCTTACAGGAGCGTCGCTCGCG GTGTAACTCGTTCATGGGCAACTCGGTAGCGCAGAAGAAGCCGGTGTCCAAGCCCAAAAAGCCTCAACTGTCCGGCCACAAGgggagcggcggcggcagcgccGGCTCCAGAGAGCCTCAGCCCGGAAGACTGGAGGAGATCTACACCGCACTCAAACAAGGCCTAGA CGAATATCTGGAAGTGCACCAGGCCGAGTTGGACAAGCTGACCATGCTCATGAAGGACATGAAGAGGAACTCTCGTCTG GGCGTTCTCTACGATCTGGATAAG CAAATCAAAGCCATCGAGAGGTACATGAGACGGCTGGAGTTTCACATCAGCAAG GTGGACGAGTTGTACGAGGCCTTCTGCATTCAGAGTCGGCTGCGGGAAGGAGCCAGCCGCATGAAGCGGGCCTTCACCTGCTCGCCCTCCACCAAGGCCACCAAGGAGAGCATCGCCGAAGTCAACCGCCGCTACAAAGAATACACAGAG AACATGAGTGCGTTTGAGGGCGATCTGGAGAACCTGCTTGGGGAATTTCACATCAAGATGAAAG GTTTGGCAGGCTTTGCCCGTCTCTGTCCGGGAGACCAGTACGAG ATCTTCATGCGTTACGGTCGGCAGCGATGGAAACTGAAGGGGAGGATCGAGGTCAACTCCCGCCAGAGTTGGGACAGCGATCAGATGATCTTCGTGCCACTCATTAGCGAGCTGATTAACATCAAG GTGACGGAGCTGAAGGGTCTGGCCACCCACCTGCTGGTGGGTAGCGTCATCTGCGAGACCAAGGAGCTGTTCACCGCCATGCCGCAGGTGGTGGCCGTGGACATCAACGACCTGGCCACCATCAAACTCAACCTGGAGGTCACCTGGTC GCCCTTCGACGTGGAGGACCTGACACTGTCGTCGGGCAACGTGAGCAAGGCGGCAGCGCTGCAGAGACGGGTGTCCATCTACAGCCAGGGCACCCCGGACACGCCCACCTTCCAGGACGCCTCCTTCTTT TCGACTCTCCCGGACGACGTGTTTGAAAATGGCAAGCGTCTGTCCTTCGCCTTCTCGGACGCGTCCAGCCCCAGCCCGGCCCCCAGCTCCCACTCGCCGGCACTGTCCAATCCGGAGATCACTGTCACGCCGCCCGACACGGACGTGTGCGCCTCACCCTCCAGGCTGCGGGACGGCTCCATTgccgaggaggacgaggatgaTCAGGGAGACGGTGGCAGCGGCGAGGAGATGGGCAGCGGGACGAGTGGCAGCCTGGAGGACTGTGAGTGGGAATGCACCGAGTCTCAGCGCATCGTACGCCCGCCCACCGTGGCGCCAGAGGACGTCTTCCTGGACCACGCTGAGCACCTCAAGCCTGTCCAGCTAGAACAAG AGGACGAGGACGGCGGCAGCAACCTAACACGGCAGCTGGTTAAGCGTCTGACGTCAGAGGCGGACGGGGGTGGCGCGGAGGCAGACCAAGGGCTGCTGGCGGAGGGCGGCCTGGAGGACGCCATCCACGGGCTGCTGCTGACGCTGGAGGCGCTGACGCACCGATGCCGAGAGCTGCAGGACCTGGAGCAGATGGTTATGCGGCTGGAGGACCTCTTAAAG TGCCGCCTGTCGGGCCACAGGAGACGCTCGTCCAATCTCAGCCTGACGGTGGAGAGCGCACTGGAGAGCTTTGACTTCCTCAACACGTCCGATTTTGACGATGACGACACGGTTGCCGTTGTCCTCGCCATGCCGCCGACGTTTGACATTGACGCTGGCCCAATCGG ggagcagcagcaggcggAGGCACGAGGCCACTTGAGCGAGGCGCTGACGGAGGACACGGGGGTGGGGAACAGCGTGGCCGGTAGCCCCCTGCCGCTTACCACCACCAACGACAGCCTGGACACCGCCCTCGCCACACACCTGCGCTACTGCCGACAACTTGTCCAG GTGTTGAGCAACAGCGTGAGCCCGTGGCGCCGTCGCGGCGTCCTCATCAAGATGGCGTCTCAAACGGCCCTCCTGGAGGAGCTGGCCGAGAGCATCGCGGACCACCCGGGGGCGCTGTCATCTCTGGCCCAGG TGGTGCTGGGCCTGGCAGAGCACAACGGGGTGCTGGCGCTGTGGGCAGAGTGCAGCGGTTCTTCTGGACTCTTCCACACCACGCTGGAACGAGTGGCCGGTCACATGACGCGGCGCTACCAGCAAACACTATCAGAGAAATACCCGCAAAACTGCCAACCAG TGATCCATTTGGTGGCGCGCGAGATGGTGGACGCAAACGACCTTCCCGAGTCAAACGGCCCGTGGCAGGAGGTCGTGACCGTTTTCCAGTTTCATGCGTACGTGGTGAAACATCAAGTTGGCGACATGGAGACGCACCTGCTGCACTTGGCCGCAGAAG AGTCATTTGCGGAGCGCCTGGGAGGCGGAGATATTTCGGTGCTGGAAGAGGTGCCGGCCTGGGCCCTGTGGCCCCACAGCACCACCCTGAGGACGCTGGCCTCGCTGCTCACCGCCCACGACATCGTTGTGAACAAGGCGGCAGCCGACTACCTTGCCAACGCAGCCGCCGCGCCGCATGCCCATTTTAGAAACAAG GCGCTGGAGTGTTACGCAGAGGCGCTGTCTGATGCAGGCGTCCACAGCCAGAGAGCGGCGTGCGCTGCGCTCGGTTGCCTACAG GCGGCGGAGAGCGTCCGAGTCGTGGCAGCGCTGTGCAACTCGGCTGACGAGGAGCTGCGCCACGTCGCCATAGAAACGCTCCTCACCTTCG GCGAGGAGGGCCGTCTAGCCTACGAGCAACTGAACACAGTGCCGGGGGAAATGATTGGCTTGGGTGTACGGCGGGAGACCGCCGTCGCCACTGACTTTTAA
- the ripor2 gene encoding rho family-interacting cell polarization regulator 2 isoform X5, producing the protein MAAMDYDPDDMTMMLEEAEDVFLEGGVSPRKPEIMAAGMHSPGGPNGIIRSQSFAGFSTLQERRSRCNSFMGNSVAQKKPVSKPKKPQLSGHKGSGGGSAGSREPQPGRLEEIYTALKQGLDEYLEVHQAELDKLTMLMKDMKRNSRLGVLYDLDKQIKAIERYMRRLEFHISKVDELYEAFCIQSRLREGASRMKRAFTCSPSTKATKESIAEVNRRYKEYTENMSAFEGDLENLLGEFHIKMKGLAGFARLCPGDQYEIFMRYGRQRWKLKGRIEVNSRQSWDSDQMIFVPLISELINIKVTELKGLATHLLVGSVICETKELFTAMPQVVAVDINDLATIKLNLEVTWSPFDVEDLTLSSGNVSKAAALQRRVSIYSQGTPDTPTFQDASFFSTLPDDVFENGKRLSFAFSDASSPSPAPSSHSPALSNPEITVTPPDTDVCASPSRLRDGSIAEEDEDDQGDGGSGEEMGSGTSGSLEDCEWECTESQRIVRPPTVAPEDVFLDHAEHLKPVQLEQEDEDGGSNLTRQLVKRLTSEADGGGAEADQGLLAEGGLEDAIHGLLLTLEALTHRCRELQDLEQMVMRLEDLLKCRLSGHRRRSSNLSLTVESALESFDFLNTSDFDDDDTVAVVLAMPPTFDIDAGPIGEQQQAEARGHLSEALTEDTGVGNSVAGSPLPLTTTNDSLDTALATHLRYCRQLVQVLSNSVSPWRRRGVLIKMASQTALLEELAESIADHPGALSSLAQVVLGLAEHNGVLALWAECSGSSGLFHTTLERVAGHMTRRYQQTLSEKYPQNCQPVIHLVAREMVDANDLPESNGPWQEVVTVFQFHAYVVKHQVGDMETHLLHLAAEESFAERLGGGDISVLEEVPAWALWPHSTTLRTLASLLTAHDIVVNKAAADYLANAAAAPHAHFRNKALECYAEALSDAGVHSQRAACAALGCLQAAESVRVVAALCNSADEELRHVAIETLLTFGEEGRLAYEQLNTVPGEMIGLGVRRETAVATDF; encoded by the exons ATGGCCGCCATGGATTATGACCCGGACGATATGACGATGATGCTCGAGGAGGCCGAGGATGTTTTCCTCGAGGGTG GTGTGTCACCGCGCAAGCCGGAGATCATGGCCGCCGGGATGCACTCACCGGGAGGGCCCAATGGGATCATCCGCAGTCAGTCCTTCGCCGGCTTCAGCACCTTACAGGAGCGTCGCTCGCG GTGTAACTCGTTCATGGGCAACTCGGTAGCGCAGAAGAAGCCGGTGTCCAAGCCCAAAAAGCCTCAACTGTCCGGCCACAAGgggagcggcggcggcagcgccGGCTCCAGAGAGCCTCAGCCCGGAAGACTGGAGGAGATCTACACCGCACTCAAACAAGGCCTAGA CGAATATCTGGAAGTGCACCAGGCCGAGTTGGACAAGCTGACCATGCTCATGAAGGACATGAAGAGGAACTCTCGTCTG GGCGTTCTCTACGATCTGGATAAG CAAATCAAAGCCATCGAGAGGTACATGAGACGGCTGGAGTTTCACATCAGCAAG GTGGACGAGTTGTACGAGGCCTTCTGCATTCAGAGTCGGCTGCGGGAAGGAGCCAGCCGCATGAAGCGGGCCTTCACCTGCTCGCCCTCCACCAAGGCCACCAAGGAGAGCATCGCCGAAGTCAACCGCCGCTACAAAGAATACACAGAG AACATGAGTGCGTTTGAGGGCGATCTGGAGAACCTGCTTGGGGAATTTCACATCAAGATGAAAG GTTTGGCAGGCTTTGCCCGTCTCTGTCCGGGAGACCAGTACGAG ATCTTCATGCGTTACGGTCGGCAGCGATGGAAACTGAAGGGGAGGATCGAGGTCAACTCCCGCCAGAGTTGGGACAGCGATCAGATGATCTTCGTGCCACTCATTAGCGAGCTGATTAACATCAAG GTGACGGAGCTGAAGGGTCTGGCCACCCACCTGCTGGTGGGTAGCGTCATCTGCGAGACCAAGGAGCTGTTCACCGCCATGCCGCAGGTGGTGGCCGTGGACATCAACGACCTGGCCACCATCAAACTCAACCTGGAGGTCACCTGGTC GCCCTTCGACGTGGAGGACCTGACACTGTCGTCGGGCAACGTGAGCAAGGCGGCAGCGCTGCAGAGACGGGTGTCCATCTACAGCCAGGGCACCCCGGACACGCCCACCTTCCAGGACGCCTCCTTCTTT TCGACTCTCCCGGACGACGTGTTTGAAAATGGCAAGCGTCTGTCCTTCGCCTTCTCGGACGCGTCCAGCCCCAGCCCGGCCCCCAGCTCCCACTCGCCGGCACTGTCCAATCCGGAGATCACTGTCACGCCGCCCGACACGGACGTGTGCGCCTCACCCTCCAGGCTGCGGGACGGCTCCATTgccgaggaggacgaggatgaTCAGGGAGACGGTGGCAGCGGCGAGGAGATGGGCAGCGGGACGAGTGGCAGCCTGGAGGACTGTGAGTGGGAATGCACCGAGTCTCAGCGCATCGTACGCCCGCCCACCGTGGCGCCAGAGGACGTCTTCCTGGACCACGCTGAGCACCTCAAGCCTGTCCAGCTAGAACAAG AGGACGAGGACGGCGGCAGCAACCTAACACGGCAGCTGGTTAAGCGTCTGACGTCAGAGGCGGACGGGGGTGGCGCGGAGGCAGACCAAGGGCTGCTGGCGGAGGGCGGCCTGGAGGACGCCATCCACGGGCTGCTGCTGACGCTGGAGGCGCTGACGCACCGATGCCGAGAGCTGCAGGACCTGGAGCAGATGGTTATGCGGCTGGAGGACCTCTTAAAG TGCCGCCTGTCGGGCCACAGGAGACGCTCGTCCAATCTCAGCCTGACGGTGGAGAGCGCACTGGAGAGCTTTGACTTCCTCAACACGTCCGATTTTGACGATGACGACACGGTTGCCGTTGTCCTCGCCATGCCGCCGACGTTTGACATTGACGCTGGCCCAATCGG ggagcagcagcaggcggAGGCACGAGGCCACTTGAGCGAGGCGCTGACGGAGGACACGGGGGTGGGGAACAGCGTGGCCGGTAGCCCCCTGCCGCTTACCACCACCAACGACAGCCTGGACACCGCCCTCGCCACACACCTGCGCTACTGCCGACAACTTGTCCAG GTGTTGAGCAACAGCGTGAGCCCGTGGCGCCGTCGCGGCGTCCTCATCAAGATGGCGTCTCAAACGGCCCTCCTGGAGGAGCTGGCCGAGAGCATCGCGGACCACCCGGGGGCGCTGTCATCTCTGGCCCAGG TGGTGCTGGGCCTGGCAGAGCACAACGGGGTGCTGGCGCTGTGGGCAGAGTGCAGCGGTTCTTCTGGACTCTTCCACACCACGCTGGAACGAGTGGCCGGTCACATGACGCGGCGCTACCAGCAAACACTATCAGAGAAATACCCGCAAAACTGCCAACCAG TGATCCATTTGGTGGCGCGCGAGATGGTGGACGCAAACGACCTTCCCGAGTCAAACGGCCCGTGGCAGGAGGTCGTGACCGTTTTCCAGTTTCATGCGTACGTGGTGAAACATCAAGTTGGCGACATGGAGACGCACCTGCTGCACTTGGCCGCAGAAG AGTCATTTGCGGAGCGCCTGGGAGGCGGAGATATTTCGGTGCTGGAAGAGGTGCCGGCCTGGGCCCTGTGGCCCCACAGCACCACCCTGAGGACGCTGGCCTCGCTGCTCACCGCCCACGACATCGTTGTGAACAAGGCGGCAGCCGACTACCTTGCCAACGCAGCCGCCGCGCCGCATGCCCATTTTAGAAACAAG GCGCTGGAGTGTTACGCAGAGGCGCTGTCTGATGCAGGCGTCCACAGCCAGAGAGCGGCGTGCGCTGCGCTCGGTTGCCTACAG GCGGCGGAGAGCGTCCGAGTCGTGGCAGCGCTGTGCAACTCGGCTGACGAGGAGCTGCGCCACGTCGCCATAGAAACGCTCCTCACCTTCG GCGAGGAGGGCCGTCTAGCCTACGAGCAACTGAACACAGTGCCGGGGGAAATGATTGGCTTGGGTGTACGGCGGGAGACCGCCGTCGCCACTGACTTTTAA
- the ripor2 gene encoding rho family-interacting cell polarization regulator 2 isoform X4: MCHMAHGTCSTTPLASHDTLRRTSGEQQLANHDCRVSPRKPEIMAAGMHSPGGPNGIIRSQSFAGFSTLQERRSRCNSFMGNSVAQKKPVSKPKKPQLSGHKGSGGGSAGSREPQPGRLEEIYTALKQGLDEYLEVHQAELDKLTMLMKDMKRNSRLGVLYDLDKQIKAIERYMRRLEFHISKVDELYEAFCIQSRLREGASRMKRAFTCSPSTKATKESIAEVNRRYKEYTENMSAFEGDLENLLGEFHIKMKGLAGFARLCPGDQYEIFMRYGRQRWKLKGRIEVNSRQSWDSDQMIFVPLISELINIKVTELKGLATHLLVGSVICETKELFTAMPQVVAVDINDLATIKLNLEVTWSPFDVEDLTLSSGNVSKAAALQRRVSIYSQGTPDTPTFQDASFFSTLPDDVFENGKRLSFAFSDASSPSPAPSSHSPALSNPEITVTPPDTDVCASPSRLRDGSIAEEDEDDQGDGGSGEEMGSGTSGSLEDCEWECTESQRIVRPPTVAPEDVFLDHAEHLKPVQLEQEDEDGGSNLTRQLVKRLTSEADGGGAEADQGLLAEGGLEDAIHGLLLTLEALTHRCRELQDLEQMVMRLEDLLKCRLSGHRRRSSNLSLTVESALESFDFLNTSDFDDDDTVAVVLAMPPTFDIDAGPIGEQQQAEARGHLSEALTEDTGVGNSVAGSPLPLTTTNDSLDTALATHLRYCRQLVQVLSNSVSPWRRRGVLIKMASQTALLEELAESIADHPGALSSLAQVVLGLAEHNGVLALWAECSGSSGLFHTTLERVAGHMTRRYQQTLSEKYPQNCQPVIHLVAREMVDANDLPESNGPWQEVVTVFQFHAYVVKHQVGDMETHLLHLAAEESFAERLGGGDISVLEEVPAWALWPHSTTLRTLASLLTAHDIVVNKAAADYLANAAAAPHAHFRNKALECYAEALSDAGVHSQRAACAALGCLQAAESVRVVAALCNSADEELRHVAIETLLTFGEEGRLAYEQLNTVPGEMIGLGVRRETAVATDF; this comes from the exons ATGTGCCACATGGCACATGGCACATGCTCCACCACTCCCCTGGCGTCGCATGATACTTTGAGGCGCACCTCTGGCGAGCAGCAGCTGGCCAACCACGACTGCC GTGTGTCACCGCGCAAGCCGGAGATCATGGCCGCCGGGATGCACTCACCGGGAGGGCCCAATGGGATCATCCGCAGTCAGTCCTTCGCCGGCTTCAGCACCTTACAGGAGCGTCGCTCGCG GTGTAACTCGTTCATGGGCAACTCGGTAGCGCAGAAGAAGCCGGTGTCCAAGCCCAAAAAGCCTCAACTGTCCGGCCACAAGgggagcggcggcggcagcgccGGCTCCAGAGAGCCTCAGCCCGGAAGACTGGAGGAGATCTACACCGCACTCAAACAAGGCCTAGA CGAATATCTGGAAGTGCACCAGGCCGAGTTGGACAAGCTGACCATGCTCATGAAGGACATGAAGAGGAACTCTCGTCTG GGCGTTCTCTACGATCTGGATAAG CAAATCAAAGCCATCGAGAGGTACATGAGACGGCTGGAGTTTCACATCAGCAAG GTGGACGAGTTGTACGAGGCCTTCTGCATTCAGAGTCGGCTGCGGGAAGGAGCCAGCCGCATGAAGCGGGCCTTCACCTGCTCGCCCTCCACCAAGGCCACCAAGGAGAGCATCGCCGAAGTCAACCGCCGCTACAAAGAATACACAGAG AACATGAGTGCGTTTGAGGGCGATCTGGAGAACCTGCTTGGGGAATTTCACATCAAGATGAAAG GTTTGGCAGGCTTTGCCCGTCTCTGTCCGGGAGACCAGTACGAG ATCTTCATGCGTTACGGTCGGCAGCGATGGAAACTGAAGGGGAGGATCGAGGTCAACTCCCGCCAGAGTTGGGACAGCGATCAGATGATCTTCGTGCCACTCATTAGCGAGCTGATTAACATCAAG GTGACGGAGCTGAAGGGTCTGGCCACCCACCTGCTGGTGGGTAGCGTCATCTGCGAGACCAAGGAGCTGTTCACCGCCATGCCGCAGGTGGTGGCCGTGGACATCAACGACCTGGCCACCATCAAACTCAACCTGGAGGTCACCTGGTC GCCCTTCGACGTGGAGGACCTGACACTGTCGTCGGGCAACGTGAGCAAGGCGGCAGCGCTGCAGAGACGGGTGTCCATCTACAGCCAGGGCACCCCGGACACGCCCACCTTCCAGGACGCCTCCTTCTTT TCGACTCTCCCGGACGACGTGTTTGAAAATGGCAAGCGTCTGTCCTTCGCCTTCTCGGACGCGTCCAGCCCCAGCCCGGCCCCCAGCTCCCACTCGCCGGCACTGTCCAATCCGGAGATCACTGTCACGCCGCCCGACACGGACGTGTGCGCCTCACCCTCCAGGCTGCGGGACGGCTCCATTgccgaggaggacgaggatgaTCAGGGAGACGGTGGCAGCGGCGAGGAGATGGGCAGCGGGACGAGTGGCAGCCTGGAGGACTGTGAGTGGGAATGCACCGAGTCTCAGCGCATCGTACGCCCGCCCACCGTGGCGCCAGAGGACGTCTTCCTGGACCACGCTGAGCACCTCAAGCCTGTCCAGCTAGAACAAG AGGACGAGGACGGCGGCAGCAACCTAACACGGCAGCTGGTTAAGCGTCTGACGTCAGAGGCGGACGGGGGTGGCGCGGAGGCAGACCAAGGGCTGCTGGCGGAGGGCGGCCTGGAGGACGCCATCCACGGGCTGCTGCTGACGCTGGAGGCGCTGACGCACCGATGCCGAGAGCTGCAGGACCTGGAGCAGATGGTTATGCGGCTGGAGGACCTCTTAAAG TGCCGCCTGTCGGGCCACAGGAGACGCTCGTCCAATCTCAGCCTGACGGTGGAGAGCGCACTGGAGAGCTTTGACTTCCTCAACACGTCCGATTTTGACGATGACGACACGGTTGCCGTTGTCCTCGCCATGCCGCCGACGTTTGACATTGACGCTGGCCCAATCGG ggagcagcagcaggcggAGGCACGAGGCCACTTGAGCGAGGCGCTGACGGAGGACACGGGGGTGGGGAACAGCGTGGCCGGTAGCCCCCTGCCGCTTACCACCACCAACGACAGCCTGGACACCGCCCTCGCCACACACCTGCGCTACTGCCGACAACTTGTCCAG GTGTTGAGCAACAGCGTGAGCCCGTGGCGCCGTCGCGGCGTCCTCATCAAGATGGCGTCTCAAACGGCCCTCCTGGAGGAGCTGGCCGAGAGCATCGCGGACCACCCGGGGGCGCTGTCATCTCTGGCCCAGG TGGTGCTGGGCCTGGCAGAGCACAACGGGGTGCTGGCGCTGTGGGCAGAGTGCAGCGGTTCTTCTGGACTCTTCCACACCACGCTGGAACGAGTGGCCGGTCACATGACGCGGCGCTACCAGCAAACACTATCAGAGAAATACCCGCAAAACTGCCAACCAG TGATCCATTTGGTGGCGCGCGAGATGGTGGACGCAAACGACCTTCCCGAGTCAAACGGCCCGTGGCAGGAGGTCGTGACCGTTTTCCAGTTTCATGCGTACGTGGTGAAACATCAAGTTGGCGACATGGAGACGCACCTGCTGCACTTGGCCGCAGAAG AGTCATTTGCGGAGCGCCTGGGAGGCGGAGATATTTCGGTGCTGGAAGAGGTGCCGGCCTGGGCCCTGTGGCCCCACAGCACCACCCTGAGGACGCTGGCCTCGCTGCTCACCGCCCACGACATCGTTGTGAACAAGGCGGCAGCCGACTACCTTGCCAACGCAGCCGCCGCGCCGCATGCCCATTTTAGAAACAAG GCGCTGGAGTGTTACGCAGAGGCGCTGTCTGATGCAGGCGTCCACAGCCAGAGAGCGGCGTGCGCTGCGCTCGGTTGCCTACAG GCGGCGGAGAGCGTCCGAGTCGTGGCAGCGCTGTGCAACTCGGCTGACGAGGAGCTGCGCCACGTCGCCATAGAAACGCTCCTCACCTTCG GCGAGGAGGGCCGTCTAGCCTACGAGCAACTGAACACAGTGCCGGGGGAAATGATTGGCTTGGGTGTACGGCGGGAGACCGCCGTCGCCACTGACTTTTAA